The Solanum lycopersicum chromosome 6, SLM_r2.1 genome has a window encoding:
- the LOC101243715 gene encoding organelle RRM domain-containing protein 2, mitochondrial isoform X1, whose amino-acid sequence MALRAAAAVRIPVAPRGLRAVFYSFSANVPLYQPRTGSPPEPSTKLYVSGLSKHTTSESLRNAFSEYGEVLDAKVLTDGITGYSTCCGYVRYQTMEESAAGLEAMDGQFLDGLVIVAEYAKPKPRHPALEDGRCGFASVSDMLI is encoded by the exons ATGGCCTTACGAGCAGCGGCAGCAGTCAGGATTCCGGTAGCACCGAGAGGTCTCCGGGCAGTTTTCTATTCATTTTCTGCTAATGTACCTTTGTATCAACCGAGGACCGGATCGCCGCCTGAACCATCCACCAAACTTTATGTTTCCG GTCTTAGCAAACATACTACCTCTGAATCTCTTCGAAATGCATTTTCTGAGTATGGTGAAGTGCTCGATG CAAAAGTGTTGACAGATGGTATAACTGGTTATTCAACGTGTTGTGGTTATGTTAGATATCAAACTATGGAAGAATCTGCAGCTGGTTTAGAGGCCATGGATGGCCAG TTCCTTGATGGATTGGTTATAGTTGCTGAGTATGCTAAACCAAAGCCTCGGCATCCTGCCTTGGAGGATGGTCGATGTGGCTTTGCATCCGTATCAGACATGCTCATATGA
- the LOC101243715 gene encoding organelle RRM domain-containing protein 2, mitochondrial isoform X2 has product MALRAAAAVRIPVAPRGLSKHTTSESLRNAFSEYGEVLDAKVLTDGITGYSTCCGYVRYQTMEESAAGLEAMDGQFLDGLVIVAEYAKPKPRHPALEDGRCGFASVSDMLI; this is encoded by the exons ATGGCCTTACGAGCAGCGGCAGCAGTCAGGATTCCGGTAGCACCGAGAG GTCTTAGCAAACATACTACCTCTGAATCTCTTCGAAATGCATTTTCTGAGTATGGTGAAGTGCTCGATG CAAAAGTGTTGACAGATGGTATAACTGGTTATTCAACGTGTTGTGGTTATGTTAGATATCAAACTATGGAAGAATCTGCAGCTGGTTTAGAGGCCATGGATGGCCAG TTCCTTGATGGATTGGTTATAGTTGCTGAGTATGCTAAACCAAAGCCTCGGCATCCTGCCTTGGAGGATGGTCGATGTGGCTTTGCATCCGTATCAGACATGCTCATATGA
- the LOC101267812 gene encoding pentatricopeptide repeat-containing protein At2g22410, mitochondrial-like, producing MKLSRPFSSTSFPLQKAAPYLNSSNSIASAKELHAHLIRTQKYSDPFAISHVIRLYSLFPTSLHKALVAFNQTERPTLPIWNYMIRGLSKSDRPIEALHMYVRMRQQGFPGNNLTFIFIFKACVQLSDIVLGQAVHVNVLKLGYQSYLYVCNALIYTYGSCGDLVGAGKVFDRMSERDLVSWNSLICGYSQCYKYHEVLGLFASMQAENVKADAVTLVKVVLACSYLGDFDTADFVAKYIRDSCVRIDVYLGNTLIDMYGRRGLVILADEVFTKMKEKNVVSWNAMIMGYAKAGDLMAARKLFDKMPNRDVISWTSMITGYCQANRFSDAIALFQEMMAIKVKPDEVTVASVLSACAHLGIFDVGKAVHEYVHQHDIKMDIYVGNALVDMYCKCGSVNTALEVFLSMSKKDTVSWTSMISGLAVNGFHDNAIQLFSQMLGEGCKPTHGTFVGVLLACAHAGLVDKGLEYFESMKKRHGLVPEMKHYGCVVDLLCRSGNLNRAFEFLNLMPMVADVVLWRMLLSACKLHGNVVLAEIAANKLLQLDPDNGGNYVLSSSTYATAERWDDAMKIRRLMDEGAVQRPLGWSSIEVDASSIQ from the coding sequence ATGAAACTGTCAAGACCATTTTCGTCCACCTCCTTCCCTCTCCAAAAAGCAGCTCCATACTTGAACAGTTCAAACTCCATTGCGTCCGCCAAAGAGCTTCATGCTCATCTCATCAGAACTCAAAAATATTCCGACCCTTTTGCTATTTCACACGTTATTAGATTATACTCTCTTTTTCCGACGTCTCTACACAAAGCCCTTGTTGCTTTTAATCAAACTGAACGACCAACATTGCCAATTTGGAATTACATGATTCGTGGTTTGTCTAAGAGTGATCGACCCATTGAAGCACTCCACATGTATGTCAGAATGCGTCAACAAGGATTCCCTGGAAATAACCTCACtttcattttcatctttaaGGCTTGTGTACAGCTTTCCGATATTGTACTTGGACAGGCAGTTCATGTTAATGTTCTGAAACTTGGGTATCAGTCCTACTTGTATGTGTGTAATGCTTTGATTTATACGTATGGTTCGTGTGGTGATCTAGTTGGTGCTGGAAAGGTGTTTGATCGAATGTCTGAGAGAGACTTAGTATCATGGAACTCATTGATTTGTGGGTATAGTCAATGTTATAAATATCATGAAGTATTGGGTCTTTTTGCTTCTATGCAGGCAGAAAATGTGAAGGCGGACGCAGTGACATTGGTGAAAGTAGTGCTAGCTTGTAGCTATTTAGGGGATTTTGACACGGCGGATTTTGTGGCGAAGTATATAAGGGATAGTTGTGTGAGAATTGATGTATACTTGGGGAATACATTGATTGATATGTATGGTAGGCGTGGATTAGTTATCTTAGCTGATGAAGTTTTTACTAAGATGAAGGAGAAAAATGTGGTTTCATGGAATGCCATGATAATGGGGTATGCTAAAGCAGGGGATTTAATGGCTGCACGGAAACTTTTTGATAAGATGCCCAACAGAGATGTCATTTCTTGGACTTCTATGATCACAGGATATTGCCAAGCTAATCGATTTTCAGATGCTATTGCACTTTTCCAAGAAATGATGGCAATTAAGGTTAAGCCTGATGAAGTCACAGTCGCTAGTGTGCTTTCTGCTTGTGCACATTTAGGTATATTTGATGTGGGTAAGGCAGTACATGAATATGTTCATCAGCATGACATTAAAATGGATATTTACGTGGGGAATGCACTGGTGGATATGTACTGCAAATGTGGATCCGTTAATACAGCCTTGGAAGTGTTTTTGAGCATGAGCAAAAAGGATACTGTTTCTTGGACTTCAATGATCTCTGGCCTTGCAGTGAATGGCTTTCATGATAATGCTATTCAGCTCTTCTCGCAGATGTTAGGAGAAGGTTGTAAGCCAACTCATGGTACTTTTGTTGGCGTACTACTTGCTTGTGCTCATGCAGGTTTGGTGGACAAAGGTTTGGAATACTTCGAGAGCATGAAAAAACGTCACGGATTGGTCCCAGAAATGAAGCATTATGGATGTGTTGTTGATTTGTTGTGCCGATCTGGTAATTTAAATAGAGCATTTGAGTTTCTAAATCTTATGCCTATGGTGGCAGATGTGGTTTTGTGGAGAATGTTGCTTAGTGCTTGTAAACTTCACGGTAATGTGGTTCTTGCTGAAATCGCTGCGAACAAACTTCTTCAATTAGATCCTGATAATGGTGGTAATTATGTTCTGTCATCAAGCACTTACGCCACTGCAGAGAGATGGGACGATGCAATGAAAATAAGACGATTGATGGATGAGGGCGCAGTACAGAGGCCACTAGGCTGGAGTTCAATTGAAGTAGATGCGTCTAGCATTCAATGA